One uncultured Draconibacterium sp. genomic window, TTCCAGTTTTCGTAAGCTTTTTCTTGATATTTTCGAGGGCCATCGGGAAATGGGAAACGAGGATTATTTTTATAAACCTGTGTCGGCTCCTTTGATTTACCTATAGGCTCTTCATCCGTAGGATATGTATAAAGTTCTTTGATTTTTCTCTTTATATGGTCCGATTTGAATGAATTGGCCAAAGATTCTTCCTCTTCTATTAGTTGGTGAATATCTTTTACCGGGAAAGTATCACGAATATAACCTTCAACTTTGTATATCGGAATGATTTTGACATTTGCAGACTTGCCTTGCCAGGTCTTGTTAAAGATTTCTTCGAAATACGACAATCGCTGAATTTCAGATTCACTCACTGACCAAGATTTGTAGCAACTTATCGACTCAACGTTATTTAATAGTGCATTTTTAGAAAAATTTGCAGAACCATTGAAACCAACTTTGTTCCCAGAGTTATCTGCAAATATGCCATATTTATTATGTGCAATTCCGCCTTTTTTATTTGAAGGCTTGGTTGCAATAAATTGAATACGCTTTTCGGAAATTAGGAAGGATAAACATTTAAAAAAGTGTTCATCATTTTTAGACAACGTTTTTGCTAGCTTCTTGATATTACCAATTATATCGTCTTCAATACAATGATTTGATTTGTTATTTCCATCTTCGATGGCATGCTTGTCTTTCTCAGACAAAACATCGTTAATGATTATACGCATTTTACCTCCTTTGTGTATAAAATAGGCAAATCCAACGTTTAAAACATTTATACCGGTAGAGCTAAAGAATCCTAAACCCAAATCAAATGTCTTGCTTTCCAACAAAGCATCGAAGAAAAACTCTATTGGTTCATTTTCTCCTGTTGAATAGACTATTTGGAATGGGACGTCTTTAAGCATATTCTAAACAATTTCTTTTAATCCACTCTCAATCTTGTCTATTATATATTCGAAACCATCTAGGTTTGGATTTTCTTTCAATTCATTGTTTATTAACTCCAAACCGTCATCAATGTGCATTTTTATGTATTTGGGAATATCCTTATCCGTCTTGTAAATATTATAATGTACACAAACCAGCGAAACATAATATGGTAGGTTATCTCCAAACAAAACAGCTTTACTATACTCTTTTCCTTGCGAGTTCTGAATATCCGTCAAGTCCAGAATGTTATTTTTTGATAATGAATAGGTAAATGCAATTCGAGCAATAATATTCTCTGTACCTAAATTTAGTTTTCGGGTAAGGGTGGAGACAAGCTCTCTATTTTCTCTCGACGTTTTAATGTGTGTGAACATTGCCATTTTTTTCCATTAAATTGAACAATTGGGTTGATGCACATTCAATAATTGAAGATTTTTCCTTACGGTTTTCAATAACAAAAGTTTGCGAAATGAAAGGTGTAAGCATCAAATATTCTTTTTCGGTTAATTCTTTTTCAAGCAACGGGAATAATATAACCTGTTTTGATATTGCAGGATAAAATTCTGTAATTATATTTTTTGAATGTCGTTTGTCGAATTTCTGTAGTGGACTATCAATAAATATTGGGAATTGAATTCCTGATTCATCTACAAGCGACTTTAATAATGCTGTTGCGTAAAGCTGTTGTTCCCCTTTCGAAAGTGTATCCTTTTCTATCAGGTTTCCTTTTCTATCAAGTAGATTTATTTCAATGATATCTTCCACTAATTCAACCGAAACATCTTCAATGAAATTTTCTTTATGCATTAATCGGTGCAACTCCCTTTTAATCCTATTTTGCAAAGAGTATTTCTTTTCCGACTTAAACTTTAAAATAAACTCAGACAACTCTTCAATCAATCGGCTTGTTGCAACATCCTTTTTTTCATCCATTTCGTCTAAACTAACCGTCTTTGCCAGTTCTGAAATCAACTTAGTTTTGGTCGCCAATTCTTGTTGATAAGCTCCTAGTTCTTCATATAGCTTATTTTGTTCACCACTAAGCTCGCTAATTCGCTTATCGACTTTAGCTTTCTCAGTTTTATATTTTTTAGCAAGAATATCGGTATCTTTTGATTCTGCATTTGATATTTTCTTCAGAGTTTTAGCCAAAAAGATACGATTGTTTCTTTCCTCTTTTACTATTTGTTTAAAAAGGATGCTATACGATTGTTTAAGGTTATTAAATAGGGTAAAAAATTCATTCGACTGTTGAGGAGACAGGTCCAGAAGAACTTTTTCAAGAGTAGAGTTTTGTTCTTCCAGATTTGATTCAAAAGCATCTTCCAATAGGGCTGAAATATCACCTTTTATATTATTTGGGATTTTCTTTTTCTTTAATTGCTTTTCAATATGTTGTTTTATATTTTTTAGCTTCGATTCAATAAATTCATTATCAAATTGACTTTGTTTAGATTGAGATTCAAGTTTTACCTGGTTGTTTAACTCTACCAGTTTATTCCCAGCAATTGCAAAAGGAGCTAATTCCAATAATTCCTTAAGTTTCGATTTTATTTCAATGTTACTTTGCCGTAAAGAGTCTCTGACCTTTTTTTGGTTTACCAAATCTTCGACAGTCATACTATTGCCTTCACGAATTAATTTCTCTTGATACTGCTCCGATTCGTTTCTGGCTTTTTCAATATCATCAGCATTCGAAGCAATTTTTGCTTCGTTGTGAGCAATTAGTTTTTCCAGTTTTTGAGCTTCCTCCTGATGCTTACTCAGTTTTTTTCTATCCGATATGCTTGCCGATTTCTTTCGCAATTTTACCCTTAAATTTTCAAGGGTTCTTTTCAAATTTACGTATTTGCTTATTCCTAAGACTTCTGAATATGCCAGACTCAAATTTCTTTTCTCGGCTACCGTCTTGATTTCTGCGAGAGAAACGATTTTTTCAGCATCAAATAAAAAGAATTTGGCAATTTCACGCGGCAACAGAAAATCATTAATAAATATATCAGAACCAACTTCTTTTGTTAATTCGTTTTCAAAACCATCGATTAAAACCTTAATGTTTTCTGATTCCGTATCTAAATCATATTCTCTTCGAATTACAATCTTCCTGCATGGAACCGAAGGAATATAAACATCAGCAATCTCTATTTCTACACTAAATACATGTGAGGCATCTGCTTCTAGTTTAATTTCTCTGTTTAATATGGATTGGGCATACTTTTTATATCCCCCCAGCTCATAAATTTCACGTTTGTATTTTTCATCAACTTCACTAATCAGCTTACCATAAAATCCCCAAACTAATGCGGTCAGAAAGGTTGTTTTTCCAAATCCATTTTGCCCAGCAATTACAGTAATGTTTTTATTCTTACTATTTGCCTTGAAAGCGATTGAATTCTGGCCTTTGTATATGCGGAAATTATTTAATGATATTCGATTAATTCTCATTTTTAACCTCCTCTTTTACAAAATCCTCAATTCGTTTCTCAATATCATTCTGCAAACCATAATTTGTCAGCAACAAGGTTTTACTGTGTTGTAGGGTCAGAAGGTTATTTATTAGTTCATAATCCTTTTCATTATGCCCACATACCGTTTTTAATAATCGTTTCTCAATTGAATTTTCAATATTGGCATTTTCTGTTTCAATATCCCTTCCATAAATTTTTGCAAATATCTCACCTACTTTAAAATCAAATATCCCATCACGATACCAATAAACCTGAATTGCAATTAGTTCTTGATTTGTTATTAACTCAGTTAATGGTTTCGTTCTTTGAATCTCAATTTGCAATTCTAAAAGTTCTCTCAGTTTTCTTGCACGATACTCAGGTGCATAATTCCCTTGTTTATGACCATCTTCTGTAATTGCAGGTTGTCCATTTCTTCTTGTGGCAAGTCTATTGTCTGAAATATTTCGTTCTTTTTCCAAACTATCCCTGAACTTGAGCAATGGATTCATCCAATTTTCACCATTTTTTATCAATGCAGACATAGATTTGTCCTCTTTTACAACCGTGCAAGTCCAACAACCAAAACGACTCTGTCCACATGATGTGTGACTTTTGTCGGTTACTACTGTAGGACATTCATAATCATCCGCACTTGCATTTGCATATATTTGAAAAAGCTTTGAATTATCGTAATTCCAAGGAGAAGGCATAGCATTAATTATATACCAAATCTCTTCTAGCATTAATTCTTTTATTGGCGAATAAACCAAGGTATTATGATGGTTCGGATGTTTTGATAATCGTTTCCCTTTAATTTCATGTTTCCTTATTGAACGTCCTCTGCTAGCACTCTCGGCACTTCTTACTCCAATAAGAATGATAGCTTCTCCTTTTTCAGTAACCTGTTCAGCTATAAAAGATGAAGTTGGGCGAATTTTTAG contains:
- a CDS encoding DndE family protein — encoded protein: MAMFTHIKTSRENRELVSTLTRKLNLGTENIIARIAFTYSLSKNNILDLTDIQNSQGKEYSKAVLFGDNLPYYVSLVCVHYNIYKTDKDIPKYIKMHIDDGLELINNELKENPNLDGFEYIIDKIESGLKEIV
- the dndC gene encoding DNA phosphorothioation system sulfurtransferase DndC; translated protein: MNNKRIENIIDELVDQYTYGDTSERPWIIGFSGGKDSTVMLTLVWRALEKVKKELPYPYQLRRPVYVVCNDTMVENPIITEYVDDVLDKIGKEARNQDLPIIVQKTIPKIESTFWVNVLGKGYPVPNNSFRWCTDKLKIRPTSSFIAEQVTEKGEAIILIGVRSAESASRGRSIRKHEIKGKRLSKHPNHHNTLVYSPIKELMLEEIWYIINAMPSPWNYDNSKLFQIYANASADDYECPTVVTDKSHTSCGQSRFGCWTCTVVKEDKSMSALIKNGENWMNPLLKFRDSLEKERNISDNRLATRRNGQPAITEDGHKQGNYAPEYRARKLRELLELQIEIQRTKPLTELITNQELIAIQVYWYRDGIFDFKVGEIFAKIYGRDIETENANIENSIEKRLLKTVCGHNEKDYELINNLLTLQHSKTLLLTNYGLQNDIEKRIEDFVKEEVKNEN
- the dndD gene encoding DNA sulfur modification protein DndD, encoding MRINRISLNNFRIYKGQNSIAFKANSKNKNITVIAGQNGFGKTTFLTALVWGFYGKLISEVDEKYKREIYELGGYKKYAQSILNREIKLEADASHVFSVEIEIADVYIPSVPCRKIVIRREYDLDTESENIKVLIDGFENELTKEVGSDIFINDFLLPREIAKFFLFDAEKIVSLAEIKTVAEKRNLSLAYSEVLGISKYVNLKRTLENLRVKLRKKSASISDRKKLSKHQEEAQKLEKLIAHNEAKIASNADDIEKARNESEQYQEKLIREGNSMTVEDLVNQKKVRDSLRQSNIEIKSKLKELLELAPFAIAGNKLVELNNQVKLESQSKQSQFDNEFIESKLKNIKQHIEKQLKKKKIPNNIKGDISALLEDAFESNLEEQNSTLEKVLLDLSPQQSNEFFTLFNNLKQSYSILFKQIVKEERNNRIFLAKTLKKISNAESKDTDILAKKYKTEKAKVDKRISELSGEQNKLYEELGAYQQELATKTKLISELAKTVSLDEMDEKKDVATSRLIEELSEFILKFKSEKKYSLQNRIKRELHRLMHKENFIEDVSVELVEDIIEINLLDRKGNLIEKDTLSKGEQQLYATALLKSLVDESGIQFPIFIDSPLQKFDKRHSKNIITEFYPAISKQVILFPLLEKELTEKEYLMLTPFISQTFVIENRKEKSSIIECASTQLFNLMEKNGNVHTH